The DNA window TGAGTTTGACATTGTGCATGCTACCAGCCCTATTACGGGGTTATGTTTTCCTTTTATCAGGAAGCCGAAGGTGATGACATATCATGATATAATCTCGATGGTCTATAAGGACAGCGGGAATTCGCTTCATGCCAGGGTGGCAGCGCCGCTGTTTTTCAGGGTGGGGAAGTGGAGCGACAGGATAATTTCGGTGTCTTCGCAGACGAAGGAGGAGATTGTGGAGCATATAGGTTTTCCTGAAGAGATGATAGATGTAATTAATATTGGAATAGATGCCGAATTAAGGCCTCTGGAACAAGAAAATATGGATTATTTAATTATCGGATATCTTGGCGCCTTTAATGTAAGGAAAAGAGTAGATTACCTGGTAAGGGCGTTTTACCATTTGAAAAAAGAGCATCCTGAAATGAAGGTAAAGCTTGTTCTGTGCGGTAACAAAACCATGGAATATGAGAATCTGGTTAAATTGGCTACTGAATTGGGACTTGAAGAAGAGGTTGAGTTCAGAGGTTTTATCCCACAGGAACAACTTGGAGATATATACAATTCATTTGACGTGTTTGTTTTGCCCAGCGAATGGGAGGGTTTTGGAATTCCCATTATTGAGGCTCAGAGATGTGGTGTGCCTGTCATTATCAGGAAAGATGCCAGGATTCCT is part of the ANME-2 cluster archaeon genome and encodes:
- a CDS encoding glycosyltransferase family 4 protein, whose product is MKVALIVDEFSVEKGTGIARYSYELYKGLKDRGIEVEPIMVKPPGVPFGQAINHVFRLPYRVLRRVNEFDIVHATSPITGLCFPFIRKPKVMTYHDIISMVYKDSGNSLHARVAAPLFFRVGKWSDRIISVSSQTKEEIVEHIGFPEEMIDVINIGIDAELRPLEQENMDYLIIGYLGAFNVRKRVDYLVRAFYHLKKEHPEMKVKLVLCGNKTMEYENLVKLATELGLEEEVEFRGFIPQEQLGDIYNSFDVFVLPSEWEGFGIPIIEAQRCGVPVIIRKDARIPDEVSRCCLRVDSEEDMADKIFQVLTTSGLSEEMIKKGLEYCRGFTWDQAVDETIRVYGNVLTEKRYRY